Proteins from one Tetrapisispora phaffii CBS 4417 chromosome 8, complete genome genomic window:
- the BUD13 gene encoding Bud13p (similar to Saccharomyces cerevisiae BUD13 (YGL174W); ancestral locus Anc_8.127) has product MSLYSYLEKTYGSKPKKSKSKKNKQEEGSGRKSEVRAAIKVVDRSEGIRSQTALKGATLSEQSSNAVPKSLWKNLETNEVTTIENIQKPLKSGLNGETLSSGALAGLQTAEMVKRQVKEKDMEKRQNISSMSNKEVIYRDLSGRKIKNIDLKLKVDENEKNNKQLLDMQKLIDMNKGDVQLSMAKKSMTLEQLTSKSKQLEILQEDPAQQFGFSKDQDILDTYNNTSITGYKLYTKIFPDNRFGIQPGYRWDGVDRSNGFEKRWFKKKNELEEQKIQKYTMSDDM; this is encoded by the coding sequence ATGTCTTTGTATAGCTACCTGGAGAAAACTTATGGTTCAAAGCCAAAAAAGTCAAAGAGTAAGAAGAATAAGCAGGAAGAAGGAAGTGGAAGAAAGTCTGAGGTACGTGCTGCTATTAAGGTTGTTGATAGATCAGAAGGTATTAGAAGCCAGACTGCTTTAAAAGGTGCTACTTTGAGTGAGCAAAGTTCAAATGCTGTACCGAAATCTTTATGGAAAAATCTTGAGACTAATGAAGTAACAACCAtagaaaatatacaaaagCCTTTGAAATCTGGTCTAAACGGTGAAACGTTAAGTTCTGGAGCTTTAGCTGGTCTACAGACTGCAGAGATGGTTAAGAGGCAagtaaaagaaaaagatatGGAAAAACGACAGAATATTTCTAGTATGTCCAATAAAGAAGTGATCTATAGAGACTTAAGTGgtagaaaaataaaaaatattgaccTTAAATTGAAGGTAGATGAAAACgaaaagaataataaacaaCTTTTGGACATGCAAAAGTTAATAGACATGAATAAAGGGGATGTTCAATTGTCAATGGCTAAAAAATCAATGACTCTTGAACAACTaacttcaaaatcaaaGCAACTTGAAATACTGCAAGAAGATCCAGCTCAACAATTTGGATTCTCTAAAGATCAAGATATTTTAGATACTTACAATAACACCTCAATAACTGGTTATAAACTGTATACCAAAATATTTCCTGATAATAGGTTTGGCATCCAACCAGGTTATAGGTGGGACGGTGTTGATAGGTCGAATGGTTTCGAAAAGAGATGgttcaaaaagaaaaatgaattagaagaacaaaagatacaaaaatatacaatGTCTGATGATATGTAA